In Oncorhynchus mykiss isolate Arlee chromosome 32, USDA_OmykA_1.1, whole genome shotgun sequence, the DNA window TGAAATGCTCTTCCCTAGGGGAAAAGGGCATTTTCAAATGAGGtcaaggaaaatatatttcaggAAATGTAATCAGCTTCCAGTAAGAACACTTTAATAGTGTTGTTGTAAATGGTGTTTGCCCTCTCCACATAATCCTCATTCCTTGCAGCAGCCATGACCTCAAGCACTTGTCTGGAACAGAAAGGTAAAGGAGGGACtgatatatataaaacaaaagaTATCCTGAACAACAACCATACATTCAGTTATCACAGGGTTAATCAAATCAATGCAGCTGGTAATGCTCAGATTagcatgaatgaatgaataaatctAGTTTGAGTCATCACTATAACATATTGCATGCCAGGGTTCCCCaattttatttggcccccaaaCTTTTCTGAACCAAAAAAATAGGTATTtcgttttttacattttcatttttGAACATAAGACTGtacaaacaccaggaaatcagctccaagtgattttaatttagaaCATCTGTTCCCaattattcccacgcataatagagacaTGGTCGTGTACAAATGTACGTTGTGTGCTTCTTGCCTTCAATTTGACATCTTATTTTTAATTATGTTGATTGAATTGAGTTAAttaagttgttattttacctgaaatgcacaaggacctctaccccgacaattaatccacacattaaacggccaaccgaatcgtttctagtcatctctcctccttccagcctTTTTCATCGTTTAATTTATATGGTGATAgatcgcatctaaactttcattgtattaccacgactaccggcaaaacagtttgATTTACAGTTTgactttcagtcacccacgtaggtataaccaatgaggagatggcacgtgagtacctgcttctataaaccaatgaggagatgggagaggcaggcctttcagcgcgatctgcgtcggAAATAGGCCATTTTTAGCCCTTGGCGTgtcagacgctcgttggcgcgcgcgagcagtgtgggtgcaataattgaataacatggatttctaaatttattttgcgacgctcgcgcATGCGACGTGTCCGGCCTGGTCAGCAAATGCCAAATCGCAGACATCCAATGTCCCACAATCCTTCTCACCGCCGAAGGTGACAGCAGACAGTTTAAAAATTATAGTGACAGGGGACATAAAAAATGGCCACTGCTTACCTTACTCACAATCAAAAAGTCTTGAGGCACTTAAAATCATGGTGTATTTTTAGGTAAACCGAAGTTGTCGTCGTTGGGATGATGTTCAATGCTCGTATCGACTGCATGGAACCAACTAGAACCTAATTTACGAGACGTCCCCGTTTTCCGGGAACAGTCCCCGGCTGGGGCCGTCCCCGGAAATGTCCCCGTTTTTAACTGTGCGTTAAAAACAGACCTCATTGTGAAATATTTTACTTGGCAAGAAAGACCGGGCAGCAGAGCCTACCGGTGACGTCTCAATCGCATTGTGTTTGTTTTGTCCAGCAGAGGGGGCTGCTCGCTATAGCATCTTCATTCACCCTTCTACTAACTACGTGCTCGAGAAAGTTTTAGAGAAAACTGCTGTGGAAAACTCGTCCAGAAGCTAGCAAGTGTCAAGTGAATCCACAACATCACCACACACGTCTTTTCAAGCCAGGCAAATTACACTCGTTTGAGATACTAGCTAGTGATGTTATAATGTCACAATTTATTATATAGATAGATGATCTGCTCTAGAAGGTTTTATACGGGttatgctagctaacgttagctatgtatactaggttagctagctactgttatggTTGCTAGGTTAAAAAAAACGTTCACATGTAAACATTCAGTGGACGggctattttgaaaatatgaTATTAAATGAATGCACAATTAATTACGAGAATATTGTTTGTAGATTACAATTTTAATGGTTTGGCATTATAATAAGTACTGtgaaaatatatttagaaatGTTCATGGATAACATTAGcagtggagaggaaggagagtggAGATAGGAGGAAAGGTAAGGATATGGTTACAGAGCCTGCCAATGTATTATTCCAAACAATGTTTTTAAGATGAAATACAAAAATGAGGCAAGTAATGGGAATCTGTTAACCAAAATATTTTATCTAATAGTATGCTATTTATTAATACAgattggagaggaaggagaaggaaaaATTAAGGGAGTAAAAAGATTGAAGCAAGGAGAGTGTAGAAGAGTGAGGTGGAAAGGTGAAGAGAAGGAAGACGAGTGAAGAAAAGAGGAGACGGATCAGGAAGACGATTGGAGGAGAAGAAAAAGTTGAGAGTAAGAAGAGTGACAcaaggagagtgaagaagagcagACAGAGGAGGTACAATGACTCTTTCCAAGAAACGGAAATGCACTCATGAAAAACATGAGAATTTCCATTTATACGCTCAGGTCAAGACGATAGAATGGTTCACTGCACCCTTTGTAATTCCTCTCTTTCAATTGGCAGCCGGAGAAGAACGGCAGTGTAAAGTCATCCCAAAATGTAACCTGGAAAACATTCTTCTCTGCCGACAACAAATACCAACTTTGGAGGACTGAATAGGCTGGGGAGGATCAATGTTCATACCAAAGTTAAAAATGCTCTGCAGCGGGAGGTGATTGGCTTAGGTTGTCCTGCCCACATCATTCATAACACGGCCAGAACAGCTTTGGATATGATGTTGAGTACCTGCTCACAAAGATATTTGGATATGTTCATATTTTCACTGTCAGAGTAGAGAGACTGAAAGCCTTTTGTGAGTTTGTTGGCCAGGAGTACCATAACATTTTAGGACACAGCAATGTTCGCTGGCTGTCCATGCTCCCTGCTCTAGAAAGAGTGCTGAAAATGTATGTGCCATTGAAATCCTTTTTTCTTTCTGAAGACAAATGCCCTGTTGTCCTGCGAACAATGTTCGAAGAACCACTGACTGAACTTTGGCTGGCCTTTGTCCATGGAAATCTGACCGTATTCAGTGGCACAATCAAGATGCTTGAAGGCCAGGACCACTGTGCGGTGGAGTCAGCTACAATTCGGAGAAACGTTGAGGCAAAATTGACTGCAAGACGTGATGACAACTTCAATCCAGTTTGTCAGAGGACTTCTGAGAGCTAGAGGAAAATGGAGCCATGTCTAAAGAGAGCTTTCTCAAAACATCCCAATTGTTCTTCACTATGGCTGTGAACTACTTGCAAGCATGGGGAAAGCACACAGATAATCTAAAAGATTTACATCGTCTCCTTTTAAAAAGGCAACCTCAGCGTGAAGAGATCCAGAAGGCAGCAGGCACACTGCAGGAAAAATACCCCAATGTGACCATCAATGAGGAGGCCTTGTGTGACGAGGTTACTGGCCTGCAAGAGTTCCTAAAGGGGGGATCGCTTGAAGAATGGAAAACGTCTGAGACACCGCTTAGTCAGAGATGGAGCGCGGTGGTTACCCACTTCAAAGAGAACGACATCCCACACCCTAACCTGGCTAGATTAGCGTCTGTTGACATGTGCTGGAAGTAATGCACCAGTCGAGAGAGTGTTCTCCCAAATAAATGCTCTATGGACAGCAGCAAGAAATAGGTTCACTGTTCCTACCATCAAGCCATGCTTATTGTGAAGACAAACTTCAACCTCCCCTGCCAGGAGTTCATGGAGAAGCTGGCCAAAGACAGAGCAATCCTGATGAAAATGCATTCTTCTGAGAAATATACATATTAGGTTGGTATAAGTATATTATGTAGTTACCAATCTCATCAGCATCTTATTTCTTTATTACATTGTAAAGCATTTCACATAGACTATTGTCTGTTTTTCTGCTCTTAGTCttcccagactaccaggaccactgaatggctgttcagatcggacacttctgtgttgtctgtagtgtttctcTAATATAGTTGTTTTCTCTATCACAGTGTGCCTGTTAGACTAAATACACGAAACCGGAATTGTCcccttttttttatttcatagaTGATAACATTGGATATTTTAATTATATATTGACCGCCGAACTGGAAATGTCCCAGGTTTTCATTTCAGAAATCTGGTCACCTTAACCTAACTACAATAGCTAACTAGGTAGGTCACCCTCTGTTTTCCTGTGTGATTAATGTTACACTCGCTGACATGCTATCCAGCTGCTGGACAAacaaaagtagctagctagtcgTAGGCCAACTATCTGTTCAAATCGGTGCTCTGTAACGGTACTCTTGATAGTGTGTCTAACGTTAGTATACACAACTGACTGAGTGTAGTAGCCTGTTATTGTTGACACTAACCGCGGTACTACCCTTACTTATTTGGTTTACAGAGATAAAAAACGCTTCTACGCGAGATTGTGAAGGGCACGCTTCGACAAGGCCAGGGATGAGAAGGACATGGTCAAAGCCACTATGATGCAGGAGAGAAGGAAATCTGGTCTAACCAACACCCGCAGCCTTACCTCTTCCCTGACTCTCCAGGAGGAACTTCCTATGAAAGATATGAAATGTACAAGGTAGCTAACTAAATTAGGATGTCCATTATACGTTGCGGATACATACAACTGATTCTCAAATATACCCCCAGCATGTTATTGCaccaacctcgtgaaagtgacagGCACGTTTTAATttttgtcaaaaacaactttatattgaaggagtgcctttgattggacggcctgcacatgcgcagttcggtGCGAGAGACCGTTAGACCCGAGGATGTGTTTGTGTAAATTAGTTTGCTAGCCAACGTCCCCATGACATTGCCTACCAGCGTGAACTGGGATTTCTGTTGGAGAAGtagtgtctgtgttcttcatACGGTACGATCTTTGcttatactttaaaaaaaatcaagtAAGGTCTTCACAAGTGCCTAGTATAGTACCATACTATGATTTCTGCCAAAGGTCTGGACCTTATGGCACAGGAGGTAGTGTGCTTGCTCTAATTACTGGGCTGCTGATTCAATCCTCTTTGCTGTTGACCCTCAAATGCTACAATAGTGAAGCCATGCATTGTCTGTTTCTGATTTCTTGTATTGTTTTTGCAGGTCCCTGAATGGTGTCTAGATCACTGGCATCCCTCAGACGGCCATGTATCCTACTTTGCCAAGAGGGAGCAGTGGAAGAACCTGCGAGAacagagctgggacagagaggtaGGTCAGGCTACAGTCCTTTTTCCATAAACGGAATTCTGTCCATTCTTATTCTTGTTCTTGTGAAAGTAACATTTTCTGTGCTAAACCAAGCATCAAAGTTAAATAATGCATGGTTTGATGTTCacaatttttaaaaacatttacattttagtcatttagcagaagctcttatacAGCGGGACTTAGTGCATTCATATATCTTTGTATATGGTGACAAGTACACTCACCAACAACCTACATCCTCCAAAAAGGGCCTGAGTGGGAAGTCTGGGAACATTTTGATTTTATGCAATGTTCTTTCAAGGCATAATCAGGCTCTTGGCATATTTTCTTTTGAAGTTCTTCAATTACTCCCTTCCTGTTGGATTAGAAATATGACAGATTAACAATGTTCATATTATTGAAATAACCCAATGAATCAATTGAGTATACTCACGTCAGATTGCCTTATTAATCAATCTACATGAATTGTTGAAATTTGCACTGTTGGTGGTGTCATCTCGTTCAGGTCCAGGAGCTGCAGGGAGTGACCCCTGCCATTGCGCCCAAGTCGGAGGCCCTACCCCCAGTCCGCAAGAACTGCGACCTGCCCCCTCTGTGGTGGCAGTACGTCACCTGCCCCAGGGAGCGCCCCGTCTTTGAGCCCCCGGATGACACTACCTGGTGATAACAGCACATGGCAGCTCACCACAGTACCTTCTACCACACAACAGAATGCAGATTCACCTCCTTGTGAATTACTGTCCCTCTGTAAAGATATTGATATAATGGAATAGTTTTGGAAGAGGTTGCAGTAAGCTTTGTCAAAAGGTATTCCACCCTGCCTGAATTGACAGTAATTATTTGGTTGTATAAGCAGGTGACTTTCAAATGTACTGTAGCTGTTATTTTCCCTGTACAAGGACATCTGTTTAAATAAATTAGTATAATTATTGGGAAATGCTTGATGTCTCTTTATGCATTGTGGCGTATCTTGAGCAAGTGATACCGATTTTATGATCTCCATTCATTTTCAGGAAATCGTACGACAACAAATAAGACATTTAGAAAGCAGAAAATCACAAACACTTTTAGAACCTTTTTCAACAGACTTACATTCTGCTACATCTTTATTTTTAGCTGAAACAACTGTTACATAGAAAATAGGAGACAGAATTCAGGAACTGAACAATTATCTTAGAACGCCAGTGGCACAGAAAGAGGTCAACTCTGTCCAAATATGTCTCTAGGTCAACAACAGACTTGCAAGGCTAGAGTACTAAAGTGTATGTCAATCTATCCCAATCTGCGTCCCAATGCTCCTTCCTTTCATTGCCTCTTTTCCCTCGTGTCAATGAACTTCAAGATGAACAGTTTACATCATATATATGACAGGTAAAAGTAATAAGTAGACCAAGACCTCTTGCATCTGGCCATGAAGGAAAGGAAACTGTTGCAGACCATTGGGACAACACCTTGTATTTACAAGGAGTGAGTCTTTTACCATGACCAAAAACAAACATAttactttttttaaccatttagcAACGTATCGCTACATCAACGGgggaactacagtatattacatggACTATCAGACCATTGTATAGAATAATTGAGTCAGGGGCTATACAGGATTTTTAGCATATTGTTGCATCGGCCACACTTTAGTTTCCCCTGTTACCTATCTTTAGTTTCCCCTGTCTTGAATGGAATAATAGTCAGGCTTCAGTCGTTATGCAGAAagtccaactgctcttaaatgggGGAAATGTGTTGGGATAAATAGGTTCAGTATAAAAACGAGCTTTGACACTTAagagtaaaaaatgtaaaataacatGCATTACTCTATTTAGTTTAATGGGTTGTCTTGAAATTATGTTTGACAATACCCCTGTGCTACAGCTTACACACCACTAACTAAAGTATGGCGTTCGTGAAAAATAGTGGGAAAAATAACGTTTTGGATGTCTACACATTAGGCCATGTCATCTTGTGAAATACTTTAGGTAGTCGCAAAAGTGAATTCTGACTTCATTCAGCTGACGGTGCTGAACACAAGCTAACACAAACTCGACTTTGTAACCTTtccaactcttttttttttttacatttactaaTACGATTAGTTTATTGTGATCGAATGAGTTGTAGTTACCAGTGATCACCACTAGAATAGCTTTCACAGAGTACTAGTATTTTCACAGCAGGACGAGCACTTTTTACGTTTTCCATTTACATTTGCGTATGAATCCTCTGTATGACATTTAGCACAGCATCACTTATATTGAAATAAATGATCAATCTCTCCGTAATGGGAACTTTCTTCTCTAATTATAGAGAAAAACATGAAATTAAAGACATTCTATAGCCACCAATCAATGAGTGCTTCCACTGACACCTGAGTTGCATTCAAGGTAGAAACCTGTGCAACATATTACTATTGACAAATGATGTCACACCCGTTGACAACCACTGAGTAGATTAAGGATTGCAGGTCCTTGTGTCCTTTGTTGACTAAGAAGCTTCCTATTGATAGTGGGATGTATTTAAACGTATTTGTTCTCATTCTTTTTGGAGTCTAATTTATTGGTGTGCAATTAATTGCGGTAGAACATGCACATTTATACATTTGTCATTGGTAATAGAAAATAGCAAATATTTGATCTATTACAGAAAAGTAAAATACCGCTTTCCATTGTGGTTATTTTCTTATGTACTCCTTTTCTGCACACAATCTTACCTTTTGTATGTATTTTTATCTCCAtgaatgtttgttgttgttgctatacCTTCTATGTGTTTTCACAGAAATTATTAATCCTATTCAGTAAAATAAAGTCATTTAAGTTAATTCAGCTCGAAGCCTTTTGGCACCTTTCATGACAATGTACAGGCAAAAGGAGAAAGTACTAAGAGGAGCATCAAACGCAAAACATACAAACGCATCAAAATAtaaatatgtacatacaaataaaaTATTTGATATTTTTCGTCATTTGAAAATAGTCAAAGCAGTTGTCAGTCcgttccctcctcccttcctttcGTGCATATTTTCACGCATCCAGACTTCCACCCTTTTCTTAAACCTATAGGGTGAAGACACTGAGTTACTGTATGTAGGTGATTCAATCTGCTACATTGAGCGGAAGCCCGACCTCGCACTCTCACACTATTCGCGGCGCTGACCGGTCGTTGGACATAGTCTTCTTCAGCTTGACCCCTCGCCGTATGGCCAAGAGCACATCTTCCCCCTCACCGCAGCCAGGCTCCTCCTCCTGAACCTCCGGCAGGGCCTCACGGTCCCACTCTGACAACCTGCTACCAGGCTGAGGTGGGGGAGTGGGTGGATCGGAGGAGGCCTGAGCATCCCAGGGTGCCTTGGGAGACACCAAGCCGTTGTCCCCCGCTGAAGAGAGTGGGCTCAGCGgtccccctccctcgctctctcctctgaAGAACAACCCGGGGTGCTCGGGAACAGTGGGCGTCTTGACAGGGATCATGGGGGGCTTGATGGGGATGGGGCCCAGACCCAGGCCTCCGGAGGAACGCCGCAGGTTGGGCTTGGAGGAGGGCGTGCGGCGGATGGTAGCCACCCCGGGGGTGACAATACTGCCGGGGGAGGGGGCTGTGGGGGGGATGCCCGCTGTGGAGGCTGGCCGCTTGGCCTGGAACATGCGGCGATAGGACTGGCTGATGTCACTGTTGCGGGGGATGGTGGAGAACTTGTTGAAGTCGGGCTGGTCCGTCTCCTGGTCGCCACCCACGGAGAAGTAGTCATAGTCGGACACTGGTGAGATGATATGAGGATCATTGTCACTTACACTTTTAACATGCAGTACACTTCAAATGCACATTTTTCCTCTGTATAGACGCTGATAACAAAATGCCATTAGACAGAGGTTCAGATCCTGAAGTCAAAACATGACTATTACCTACTATTGCTCACTATAATTCAAAGTGAGTGGATCCCTATCAAATATCCCATACATTGactttatactgtatatattaagaACTGATGTTGATTACCCCTAACATACACACTACAGTACCTTGTGAGGGTATGGTGTCCTCAGAGCAGCAGGGTGTGGTGTTCTGGGTGCTGTAGCCACTGGAGCACTGCAGGGAGTCCCTGCTGGAGTGCTGGATATCCAGCTGCAACCCGCGGGCCAGAGCCAGGGCCAGCTCCTCATGGGCCTCCGCCTCCTCCTGCTGACACACATACATTAAGACATATAGCTTATACATGCAATATGGGCCCTATTCAGACTTGAGATAAGTTGCCTTAAAATAACAATtccgccacttttcaacctcatgtTCATAACACCATACCACT includes these proteins:
- the LOC110488315 gene encoding LOW QUALITY PROTEIN: NADH dehydrogenase [ubiquinone] 1 beta subcomplex subunit 9 (The sequence of the model RefSeq protein was modified relative to this genomic sequence to represent the inferred CDS: inserted 1 base in 1 codon; substituted 1 base at 1 genomic stop codon), yielding MATAYLTHNQKVLRHLKSWCIFRDKKRFYARLXRARFDKARDEKDMVKATMMXGEKEIWSNQHPQPYLFPDSPGGTSYERYEMYKVPEWCLDHWHPSDGHVSYFAKREQWKNLREQSWDREVQELQGVTPAIAPKSEALPPVRKNCDLPPLWWQYVTCPRERPVFEPPDDTTW